Proteins encoded within one genomic window of Gallus gallus isolate bGalGal1 chromosome 1, bGalGal1.mat.broiler.GRCg7b, whole genome shotgun sequence:
- the SPERT gene encoding protein chibby homolog 2 isoform X1, with protein MTMSAFDLTKQSTRCTKPEMDCVFPRMKVRDETFTFIDGKWVNEVHCQPTFVPQRRLLSKKTENEWSIWEENRALWEENQVLRIENRMLWEENKALQYLQSQNKGVQLVYSDTIQQSLQKDHKLSPFFPERHLGFQVSPGNKALQLVRERSSVLEFFHRQNRTVPTIWKDQQAIVVHEENKGASSVQKDTENTTAAGEGSLGPTCQEEHDAKEESTTPTQNDTKIAPSTEDDNEILQALQDLYQILRVFLKEKCLSDDRESLHALQDESKFFQEEYKKLKLQLNNVKNTVSDITTQMEMLEKELIAITFPIYEEAGKNMANEYQLGEM; from the coding sequence ATGACCATGTCTGCTTTTGACCTGACAAAACAGAGCACACGGTGTACAAAGCCTGAGATGGACTGTGTCTTCCCACGGATGAAAGTGAGGGATGAGACATTTACATTTATTGATGGTAAATGGGTGAATGAGGTGCACTGCCAGCCAACATTTGTACCCCAGAGGAGACTCCTTAGCAAGAAGACAGAGAATGAGTGGAGCATCTGGGAGGAGAACAGAGCCCTCTGGGAGGAAAACCAAGTCCTCCGGATTGAAAACAGGATgctctgggaagaaaacaaggcTCTGCAATATCTCCAGTCACAGAACAAAGGTGTCCAGCTTGTTTACAGTGACACCATCCAGCAAAGCCTCCAGAAGGATCATAAGCTGTCCCCGTTCTTCCCAGAGAGGCATTTAGGTTTTCAAGTCAGTCCAGGCAACAAGGCTCTCCAGCTGGTCAGGGAAAGGAGCAGTGTCTTAGAGTTTTTCCATAGGCAGAATAGAACAGTTCCCACCATTTGGAAAGATCAACAGGCCATTGTAGTTCATGAAGAGAACAAAGGTGCCAGCTCAGTTCAGAAGGACACCGAAAATAccacagctgcaggagaaggTAGCCTTGGCCCAACCTGCCAGGAGGAGCATGATGCCAAAGAGGAGAGCACCACGCCAACCCAGAATGACACCAAGATTGCCCCAAGCACAGAGGATGACAATGAAATCCTTCAGGCTCTCCAGGACTTGTATCAGATTCTCCGGGTCTTCCTGAAGGAGAAATGTCTTTCTGATGACAGAGAGAGCCTTCATGCTCTCCAAGATGAGAGCAAATTTTTCCAGGAAGAGTACAAGAAAttgaagctgcagctgaataATGTGAAAAACACTGTGTCAGACATTACAACTCAAATGGAAATGCTGGAGAAAGAGCTCATCGCCATCACTTTCCCAATATATGAAGAAGCAGGAAAGAATATGGCAAATGAGTATCAACTTGGAGAGATGTGA